One genomic segment of Candidatus Thermodiscus eudorianus includes these proteins:
- a CDS encoding EamA family transporter → MGVLPRWLIPALLTFLLWGIWGVLLKEAQRGRSWQEVYVTTNTAIIIMVLVVLATSGGLKLFITGKQGVIALLAGFSGTLGYLFLVKALEAGGKISVVIPLTQLSPALTVVLGVLFLGEHLSQKQALGVVLALIAVYLLSS, encoded by the coding sequence TTGGGAGTTCTTCCGAGATGGCTGATACCAGCGTTGCTGACTTTCCTGCTCTGGGGGATATGGGGTGTTCTGCTTAAGGAAGCCCAGAGGGGTAGGAGCTGGCAGGAAGTCTATGTAACTACCAATACTGCTATAATCATCATGGTCTTGGTGGTCCTGGCTACTAGTGGTGGCTTAAAGTTGTTCATTACGGGCAAGCAAGGCGTTATAGCGTTGCTCGCTGGCTTCAGCGGGACCCTGGGTTACCTGTTTCTCGTGAAGGCGTTGGAGGCTGGCGGTAAGATATCGGTTGTCATACCATTGACGCAGCTCTCCCCCGCTCTGACAGTAGTGCTAGGGGTCTTGTTCCTGGGAGAGCACCTATCGCAGAAACAGGCTCTCGGGGTGGTATTAGCTTTAATAGCTGTGTATCTGTTATCAAGTTAA
- a CDS encoding site-2 protease family protein, whose protein sequence is MESSSGVLSPRCASIISSYLEVEEVSHDDEVTSFLVIRSKRGSLTSSLEELYNRLLEENCYMRAVRTRIGVVLQVASTPKKRSKIPLHAVLAAATLATVYISGLAFAREGTGLAWSPWGYLLGLLLPLIIHESGHYIAMKKYHVPRSLPYLLPAPPLQLGFIGTFGAVINMRWLPSRNRHLAIIGIAGPIAGFIAAIPVAYYGIMHSVIRPATGLASLPLTPLIMMLFPAPGNPGPGEAIVLSPMAFSAYIVFFVTFLNLIPVAMLDGGHIVRSLLGSRGHAFVSQLVIVLLLIASTMVPGLLVFTLLVLGLYMLSRGVHPGPAISEIGVDATTALIAVVYTVLLVLTLPVPS, encoded by the coding sequence TTGGAGTCGAGTAGCGGCGTGCTCTCTCCTAGATGCGCCAGTATAATAAGTAGTTACCTCGAAGTAGAAGAGGTCTCCCATGATGACGAGGTAACATCGTTTCTAGTGATACGCTCCAAGAGAGGCAGCCTAACCTCGTCTCTAGAGGAACTCTACAATAGACTATTAGAGGAGAACTGCTATATGAGGGCCGTTAGAACCAGGATAGGAGTCGTGCTACAAGTAGCCTCTACTCCGAAGAAGCGCTCCAAAATACCGCTCCACGCGGTACTGGCTGCGGCAACCCTGGCAACCGTTTACATCTCAGGCCTGGCTTTCGCCAGGGAGGGAACCGGCTTAGCCTGGAGTCCATGGGGGTACCTGTTGGGACTGCTCCTCCCCCTGATAATCCACGAATCCGGGCACTATATAGCCATGAAGAAATACCATGTGCCTAGGAGCCTACCCTATCTATTGCCAGCCCCGCCGCTACAACTGGGATTCATCGGAACCTTCGGGGCTGTTATAAACATGCGATGGCTGCCTTCAAGGAACAGGCACCTAGCAATAATTGGTATAGCGGGGCCCATAGCGGGCTTCATAGCTGCAATACCGGTAGCCTACTACGGTATAATGCATTCCGTGATCAGGCCAGCCACGGGGTTGGCCTCTCTACCGCTAACGCCATTGATCATGATGCTCTTCCCCGCGCCAGGCAACCCCGGGCCCGGGGAAGCTATTGTGTTAAGCCCGATGGCATTCTCAGCCTACATCGTGTTCTTTGTGACGTTCCTGAACCTAATCCCCGTAGCCATGCTTGACGGGGGCCATATAGTTAGGAGCCTGCTAGGCTCCCGGGGGCACGCTTTTGTATCACAGCTAGTCATCGTACTCCTCCTGATAGCTTCTACGATGGTCCCCGGCCTGCTAGTATTCACCCTGCTAGTCCTGGGCCTATACATGCTCTCCCGGGGAGTCCATCCCGGCCCCGCGATAAGCGAGATAGGGGTCGACGCTACGACTGCTTTGATAGCTGTTGTCTACACTGTATTGCTAGTGCTAACCCTACCCGTCCCCTCATGA
- a CDS encoding thermosome subunit yields the protein ATGASVVVTQKGIDEVAQHFLAKKGIMAVRRVKRSDIEKIAKATGAKIVTSLRDLKPEDLGYAELVEEKRVGEDKMIFIEGAKNPKSVTILLRGANDMLLDEAERNVMDALHSLRNIMKEPKIVGGGGAVEIEIALKLKDYAKSLSGKEQMAVEAYSEALEVVPVVLAESAGMDALDTLLQLRSLHAKGYKFAGVNVVEGKIEEDMTKLNVYEPILVKKQAIKSASEAAISLLKIDDVISAAPPKKEEGKEGEGGEEEEEGPGKFGGGNFEF from the coding sequence CTGCTACTGGTGCTAGTGTTGTTGTTACTCAGAAGGGTATTGATGAGGTTGCTCAGCACTTCCTCGCTAAGAAGGGTATTATGGCTGTGAGGAGGGTGAAGAGGAGCGACATAGAAAAAATAGCCAAGGCAACAGGAGCAAAAATAGTAACCAGCCTAAGAGACCTCAAACCAGAGGATCTGGGTTATGCGGAGCTAGTAGAAGAAAAAAGAGTAGGAGAAGACAAAATGATATTCATAGAAGGAGCAAAGAACCCAAAAAGCGTAACAATACTCCTCAGAGGCGCCAACGACATGCTACTAGATGAAGCCGAGAGGAACGTAATGGACGCGCTCCACTCGCTCAGGAACATAATGAAGGAGCCGAAGATAGTCGGCGGTGGTGGTGCTGTCGAGATCGAGATCGCGCTAAAACTAAAGGACTACGCCAAGTCCCTCAGCGGCAAGGAGCAGATGGCCGTAGAGGCGTACTCCGAGGCACTGGAGGTGGTGCCTGTAGTCCTAGCTGAGAGCGCTGGCATGGACGCGCTCGACACACTGCTGCAGCTGAGGAGCCTTCACGCGAAGGGCTACAAGTTCGCCGGAGTTAACGTGGTCGAAGGTAAGATCGAAGAAGACATGACAAAGCTCAACGTATACGAGCCGATACTAGTGAAGAAGCAGGCAATCAAGAGTGCTAGCGAGGCGGCCATAAGCTTGCTGAAGATAGACGATGTCATCTCCGCCGCGCCTCCGAAGAAGGAGGAGGGCAAGGAAGGAGAAGGCGGGGAAGAGGAAGAAGAGGGACCCGGTAAGTTCGGCGGCGGCAACTTCGAGTTCTAG
- a CDS encoding DNA-directed RNA polymerase subunit K — translation MNAEFNNNYPVIDERVRIGPPYLTRYEKARIIGVRTYQLSIGIPPLVPPDVVGSKNPVDIARYEVEKGILPISVFRYHTSGYGQAIPLKVLLELGMKLGVE, via the coding sequence GTGAACGCGGAGTTTAACAACAACTACCCAGTAATCGATGAACGTGTCAGGATAGGCCCTCCCTATCTGACGAGGTACGAAAAAGCCAGGATAATCGGTGTAAGAACCTATCAGCTAAGCATAGGGATACCGCCACTCGTTCCCCCCGATGTCGTTGGATCGAAGAATCCCGTGGACATCGCTAGGTACGAGGTGGAGAAGGGCATCCTGCCCATATCGGTATTCAGATACCATACTTCTGGGTACGGCCAGGCAATACCACTCAAGGTCCTCCTAGAACTCGGGATGAAGCTTGGAGTCGAGTAG